A single genomic interval of Noviherbaspirillum cavernae harbors:
- the pbpG gene encoding D-alanyl-D-alanine endopeptidase, protein MRKSALGLVLSLCSVLAAPAMSAQDSARAAPSAKKQVAQNKSAAKRKGGVKARSVKTATVRSGDDTSLDPKERLVRKVIVSHGKRKVVYQRVAYRPAIPVVPPVMSAGDLAGLNATRDPLALASNVALVVDQSTSQVLFEKNSNIALPIASLTKLMTALVVVEARQNMDELLEVTADDIDREKNSGSRLRVGAQLTRANMLHIALMSSENRAASALGRHYPGGFPVFVAAMNAKARALGMTDTHYVDATGLSSQNVASARDLAKLVAAAYQHPLIREYSTDPKYMVDAGGHLLQYFNSNRLVTNTDWEIGLQKTGYISEAGRCLVMQARIEGRPVVMVFLDSKGKQSRLADASRIRKWLESSSNKPQFLQVNANAQQS, encoded by the coding sequence ATGAGGAAGTCCGCGCTTGGATTAGTGTTGTCGTTATGTTCAGTGTTGGCGGCTCCGGCAATGTCGGCGCAAGATTCGGCTAGGGCTGCGCCATCTGCAAAAAAACAGGTGGCTCAGAACAAATCGGCAGCCAAGCGCAAGGGTGGCGTCAAGGCGCGTTCCGTCAAAACCGCCACCGTTCGCAGTGGCGATGACACATCCCTCGATCCCAAGGAAAGGCTTGTCCGGAAAGTCATCGTTTCGCACGGCAAGCGCAAGGTCGTCTATCAGCGCGTCGCTTACCGTCCGGCGATCCCTGTTGTGCCGCCAGTGATGAGTGCGGGCGATCTGGCAGGACTTAACGCAACGCGCGATCCGCTCGCGCTGGCGTCCAACGTTGCACTGGTGGTCGATCAAAGCACCTCCCAGGTGTTGTTCGAAAAAAATTCCAATATCGCATTGCCGATTGCATCGCTGACGAAGCTGATGACTGCACTGGTTGTGGTGGAAGCGCGCCAGAACATGGACGAGTTGCTCGAGGTAACGGCAGATGATATCGATCGCGAAAAGAACAGCGGTTCGCGTCTGCGCGTCGGCGCGCAATTGACGCGTGCGAACATGCTGCATATCGCCCTGATGAGTTCCGAAAATCGTGCGGCATCGGCGCTGGGTCGACACTATCCCGGCGGTTTCCCGGTATTTGTCGCGGCAATGAATGCAAAGGCGAGGGCGCTCGGCATGACCGACACGCACTATGTCGATGCGACCGGACTTTCCAGCCAGAATGTGGCAAGCGCGCGTGACCTTGCAAAACTGGTCGCTGCGGCATATCAGCACCCGCTCATCCGCGAGTATTCGACCGATCCGAAATACATGGTCGATGCAGGCGGACATCTGCTGCAGTATTTCAACTCCAACCGCTTGGTGACGAATACAGACTGGGAAATCGGCTTGCAAAAGACCGGCTATATTTCCGAAGCGGGACGCTGCCTTGTCATGCAGGCAAGAATAGAAGGCCGCCCGGTTGTCATGGTGTTTCTGGATTCCAAGGGCAAGCAGTCGCGTCTTGCCGACGCAAGCCGCATTCGCAAATGGCTGGAAAGCAGCAGCAACAAACCTCAATTCCTGCAAGTCAACGCC